Proteins found in one Sorghum bicolor cultivar BTx623 chromosome 1, Sorghum_bicolor_NCBIv3, whole genome shotgun sequence genomic segment:
- the LOC110431708 gene encoding zinc finger BED domain-containing protein RICESLEEPER 2-like — translation MATARSQFFARATATATALGRNGSESDDDATISPAALTAPPSHPDPAAATPFSRLTSSTSTPLPPSGLQPPSPLHITSAERETRAWRPEESSSSCNMPGVEDNIESQGTDTQDMAMVPVEQTQEHGKTVADGLVNEKVVIDVEEKETEKAERKELAPRSEMWQHFIKIKDDKGFLKAGRCKYCHRDIKAEARGHGTSALKKHFNTCKRNPHVFNKDPKQATLQACHGEAPTTWRFDQEALREAFAEMVIEDEQPFCFGEKPGLKKFLSKACPRFQVPSRRTCTRDIVRIYFEDKAKLKKLFADSCQRVCLTTDAWTSQVQDGYMTVTASFIDESWNLHKKVISFFMVKGHKGEDIGKNMTRCLADWDLDKVMTVTVDNASANDTGVDYLRKQLQKTNIAKGKFVKMRCASHITNLVVRDGLHEVDPSIQRVRAAVRYIKNGTSRLVKFKEIAEEEKVDTKAFLKLDCPTRWNSTYLMLKSAIVYEKVFLRLAEDDPNYVIDLSEARDGFGHPDEDDWENAKKMAQFLQHFYDLTVRISSSLQVTSNTFFHEIGEVCLLIQEWLNSEDNLQVSMGKRMKEKFDKYWGAWHTNSKDNDNGQQQEQERDKGRSKGKGKEKAKDKENINLLIFVAAFLDPRYKLSLYTKISVEEIFGEEKGQVVWAAINTCVTELFGEYKNMYAPSEEATPVVDADKSKRAAGGMLKDKIAKKMKLNNCSTSSNKSELEKYLAEETEDIESKLTFLLGGKSIHQEWIEEYGGNGKKNEEPSVTTLGTTNT, via the exons ATGGCCACCGCTCGGTCTCAATTCTTTGCGcgagcgacggcgacggcgacggcactAGGCCGCAACGGGTCTGAGTCTGACGACGACGCCACCATCTCTCCTGCGGCCCTCACTGCGCCGCCCTCTCACCCCGACCCCGCTGCCGCCACTCCCTTCTCCCGTCTCACGAGCTCGACATCGACGCCGCTGCCCCCGTCAGGACTCCAGCCACCGTCGCCGCTGCACATCACCTCGGCGGAGAGGGAAACCAGAGCCTGGCGACCTGAAGAATCGTCATCGTCGTGCAAT ATGCCAGGAGTAGAGGATAATATTGAGTCACAAGGAACTGACACACAGGACATGGCAATGGTGCCAGTGGAGCAGACTCAGGAGCATGGCAAAACCGTAGCTGATGGTCTTGTAAATGAAAAGGTGGTCATTGATGTGGAGGAGAAGGAAACTGAAAAAGCTGAGAGGAAGGAACTAGCACCGAGGTCTGAGATGTGGCAACATTTCATCAAGATCAAGGACGACAAAGGATTTCTGAAGGCTGGAAGGTGCAAGTATTGCCACCGTGACATCAAGGCTGAAGCAAGGGGTCATGGAACATCTGCTTTGAAGAAACACTTCAATACATGCAAGCGCAATCCTCATGTTTTCAACAAGGACCCCAAGCAGGCCACCTTGCAAGCATGTCACGGGGAAGCTCCTACCACTTGGAGGTTTGATCAAGAAGCACTTAGAGAAGCCTTTGCTGAGATGGTTATAGAAGATGAGCAACCCTTCTGTTTTGGTGAGAAGCCTGGCTTGAAGAAATTTCTGTCCAAAGCATGTCCTCGTTTCCAAGTTCCATCAAGAAGAACTTGCACAAGGGACATTGTGCGCATTTACTTTGAAGATAAGGCCAAGCTGAAGAAGTTATTTGCTGATTCTTGTCAAAGAGTGTGTCTGACAACAGATGCTTGGACTTCTCAAGTCCAAGATGGATATATGACTGTTACAGCAAGCTTCATTGATGAAAGCTGGAATTTGCATAAGAAGGTGATAAGTTTTTTCATGGTAAAGGGTCACAAGGGGGAGGATATTGGGAAGAACATGACAAGATGCTTAGCTGATTGGGATTTGGATAAAGTGATGACTGTAACAGTGGATAATGCGAGTGCGAATGACACTGGTGTTGATTACTTGAGGAAGCAGCTTCAGAAAACTAACATTGCCAAGGGCAAGTTTGTGAAGATGAGGTGTGCATCCCACATTACGAATCTTGTTGTAAGAGATGGTTTGCATGAAGTGGACCCATCTATTCAGCGTGTTAGGGCTGCTGTTAGGTATATAAAAAATGGGACTTCAAGATTGGTCAAGTTTAAAGAAATTGCTGAGGAAGAGAAAGTGGACACCAAAGCTTTTTTGAAACTAGATTGTCCGACAAGGTGGAATTCCACCTATCTGATGTTGAAGTCTGCAATTGTGTATGAGAAAGTGTTTCTAAGGTTAGCTGAAGATGACCCTAATTATGTTATCGACTTGTCTGAAGCAAGAGATGGTTTTGGGCATCCAGATGAAGATGATTGGGAAAATGCAAAGAAGATGGCACAATTTCTACAGCATTTCTATGACCTTACAGTTCGTATCTCTTCTTCTCTCCAAGTTACTAGTAACACTTTCTTCCATGAGATTGGAGAAGTCTGTCTTTTGATACAAGAATGGCTAAACAGTGAAGATAATTTGCAAGTTTCAATGGGGAAAAGAATGAAAGAgaaatttgataaatattggggAGCTTGGCACACCAACAGCAAGGACAATGACAATGGGCAGCAACAAGAGCAAGAGAGGGATAAAGGGCGAAgcaaggggaaggggaaggagaaGGCCAAGGATAAAGAGAACATCAACTTACTGATATTTGTGGCTGCGTtccttgatccaaggtacaagtTATCTTTGTACACAAAGATTAGTGTTGAAGAGATATTTGGTGAGGAAAAAGGTCAAGTTGTGTGGGCAGCAATTAATACTTGTGTGACAGAATTGTTTGGAGAATACAAGAACATGTATGCTCCAAGTGAAGAAGCAACTCCAGTAGTTGATGCTGATAAATCTAAGAGAGCAGCAGGAGGAATGCTTAAAGACAAAATTGCCAAGAAGATGAAGCTAAACAACTGTTCTACCAGCAGCAACAAATCTGAACTTGAGAAATACCTTGCTGAAGAAACTGAAGACATAGAATCAAAATTGACATTCTTGCTTGGTGGAAAGTCAATTCATCAAG AGTGGATTGAAGAATATGGCGGCAATGGAAAAAAGAATGAGGAGCCATCTGTGACGACTCTAGGCACCACCAACACCTAG